The Nitrospira sp. genomic sequence GTCATATCGATTATCTCCATGACGGACATCTTCATCATCCGCACGGCGACCATGTCGATGAACATCGGCTCGGTATCACCACGCAAAACCCGGCGGGATGCACCCCCACCCATCGCTGCGAAGGGCATGAGTCCGAACATCGCCATGGCCCGAACTGCGGACATCAAGCGGTGCCGCACGGAGACCATATTGATTATCTGGTCGCCGGCCATTTGCACTTCGCCCATGGCGCGCATTGTGACGACCATGGGGCCCTACGACTCGCGTAGGAACGATTCGTCACTATCGGTGCGGGACGCCTGACTCAACGACGTCCCGCGCTTTGCGCTCAGCCGTTCTAGAAACCCGCTTACCTCTGCTGGTCGCATCTGATCGAGCGGTATATCGACTTCTAGAAACACACCATCCCGTAGCGCAAACAGCCCGTGCGCGATGCGCTGATGATCCTCCACGCCGACTCCAAACGCCGACACAAAGGCCTCTCGACTCGCCGGATCCGCACAGCAGAGGGAATAGCCTGCGGCGCGAACATTCGGATGAAACCGGTCGACTTCTTGCCAGTGCGCCTCATGATCCGCTGAGACATGGACAATCTTGAGATCCAGCAACTGCCCACGACCACGCTCTTCCAGATCCACGATCTGTGCAAGGCACGCGTGTTTCTGGATGTTCGGCAATGTGGAAACCACGACCAGCCCACGGCAAAGTTCATCCGCCGTAAGCGGTGTATCCGCCAACCTTGCAGCCGGAATGGTGAACTCGACGGTCAGGCGCTCTCCAGGAGATGGAGTCCGTCCCTGTAAATTAATGACCCGCTCTCCCAACTGTGCTTCCCTGCTCATCCCCCAAACTTCCTTCGTTAATGCGCGAGCATCGTCAGCATTGCGATCGTCACCATGCCGGCGATCATCATGGCGAACTGCAACACCCCCTTGGCCGCCCCCATGCGCCCGTGCAGACCAGGGACCAAGTCTGCCAGGCCAATGTAGAGAAAACTTGCGGCTGCCACGCTGAGGGCATAGGGCACGATCGCCTCCGCGTAGCCGAGGCCGCCATAGGCGGCAACGGCCCCGACCAGCGTCCCCAGCCCCGAGAGCGTGTTCCAGAAAAAAGCCTTCCAGCGAGAAAACCCACTCGACAGGAGGATGGTGAAATCGCTGAATTCTTGCGGGACTTCATGGCCCAACACCGCGAGCGTCGTGACGAGACCGAGTCCCGGTGAGGCTACGCAGGCCGCACCGATGGCAATGCCGTCAGCGGTGTTGTGGACGGCATCGCCGATCAGCACCAGCATGCCTGTGTGCGTTCCTCCGACCGGCGCATGATCATGAGCCTGGCCGGTGCCACGAGGGCCCTCAGCAGGTTCCTCCCCGTGCGCATGTCGCCAGATCACCGTCCACTCCAGCACGAAAAACAGAACAAGCCCACCCAGAATCGACAGTCCTACTTCGTAGCTAGGAATATGCTCCAAGGCCTCGGGGATCAGCCCAATGATTGCGGTGGCCAACATCGTGCCTGTGGCATAACTCAGCAGATACGGCATCGCCCGATGCCGCCAGCCGTCGGGAACGAATAAGATGACGGCAGCAGGCAGCAGCGCCCCCAGGCTCCCAAGCAGCCCCATC encodes the following:
- a CDS encoding ZIP family metal transporter, producing the protein MGLLGSLGALLPAAVILFVPDGWRHRAMPYLLSYATGTMLATAIIGLIPEALEHIPSYEVGLSILGGLVLFFVLEWTVIWRHAHGEEPAEGPRGTGQAHDHAPVGGTHTGMLVLIGDAVHNTADGIAIGAACVASPGLGLVTTLAVLGHEVPQEFSDFTILLSSGFSRWKAFFWNTLSGLGTLVGAVAAYGGLGYAEAIVPYALSVAAASFLYIGLADLVPGLHGRMGAAKGVLQFAMMIAGMVTIAMLTMLAH